GGATATCTGAGTTATATCAATAGCACCAACACAGATCCATTTAGCAGTTTCGGCACCAAAAGCTACTGGAAGAGACTGACAGCATTGCCATAACAAAGGTTATGTAAGCTACTTCCAATTACAAGTACGAGAACATAGAGAGGACAGTTACAGTTACGTGTAGAAAATAGATATGACCTGAAGCCCCAGCGCTCTGTCCCCTTCAACGCTTTTAAAATCATTTACGATGGCAATGCCCAGCTGACATGTGAACAATATTTATAAGTTACCACTTGTCGGATTGTGACACATAACATAAGTATGAAGATGATTCATTCAATTCATACACCAGCTATGCTGTACAAAAGTGTCAGAACAATGATGTCTGGTGTAAGATTCCCAAACAAAGCTTGACCAGCCCACCTGTGAAAAGGGTAAATGAATCAGACTACTTAACGCAACATAATCGCCGAAACAGCTTCTTAGCCTCGagaagatgaaagaaaaaaaagagaggaatatGAAGTGGTGTTACTGAATAGCCTAGAAGTCCACTTAAACTGCATGTGACGGCTGTTTTTACTGAAGGTGGTAATAAAATTGAGCAACTATAACATTCATTCGGCTTTTAATAATCCCCAGTTCTTTACAGGGATAAAGAGCAAAAGTTATATACTTCTCAAGAGTACAAAATTGCTAACCATGTCATTGCAGTTGTCAATTTTTTATACAAtaataaataacaaacaatCATGAATATAACTATTGATCCTGTTACTATTATGCATTTGTTTCCACATTATATCTAGCAAAAATGGAGAAGAGAAGGGATATTGCACCATGGCAAACTGATATAGCTTGCTCCCAGGGCAAAGTTGCCAATCCATCCATTTTGTTTCAGCTGCAACGAGATTCACAATTGCATCAGGGTGAAAGCAGATGTACGTGGATAAGAACAAATTATTTGTGGAACAAAACTACCTACCTTCAAAGGCGGAGCAGAATATATATAGGACAATAATGATCCCCCCAAAGCAAGGTAAAAAAGTGTAGGGAAGTCATGACCTGCCTATACAGGACAATGGTTCAAACTATATTTAATTCacatatttttcaagaaataaaATGTACTAAACATTTTTAGTACCCACCCACACATCCAACAGACCAGCCAAGCCAAGGCCTCCTAAGAGCAGCAACCAGATTTGGGTAATGACCTGATGTTCaagaaaacaattaattaattcccCCCCTATAACTGAGTGCATCAAGTCAAAACATGCAGTAAGCTGCATTGCCATTTCTCTTAGACACGCAAGCACAAGAATCATATACCTCATTCTCAGATATTGCCCCAGATGGAATTGGACGATATGGTTCATTAATTGCATCAATTTCTCGGTCATAATAATCATTGAGAGTctacaaaatcaaaattaagaCAACATAAGATTATTTGAGTTCAAAGACATCTCCaagtataataattaataaaccaaATTCTACACCTAAAAAAAAGTACCTGAGTATAACCAGTGAGAAAAGGGCCAGACATAAGCATGCAAACAATTGCTTTTGGAACATCCTCCAAATTCCAGTGGAAGTTTCCTGCATTTTGATTTAAATGGAATCGATCAATAAACAAGATGGATCACACATATGTAttgaaaccagaaaataaaatttcatttcatttcattttgccccagaaaataaaattttctgtcAGCAAAGCAGTCAACtaagtatttttctttaattttaatttttctttagaATATTCTGAAACAACATGAAATATATAGAGAGGGCACTACACACCCTTAATTCTCTATTTAATTATCAGAAAGGTTGAAACCATGAGTTAACCCACTACGTAATGGTATTATTACTCCACCACTGTGTTAAGATGAAAACAACACTGGCAGAGGATTTCACCACCATGCAATTTATAATTATACATATGAATTTAGAAAAATTAGAATAGTACAATAAAAGTTGCAAAAGATAAAGTGAACTTTAATGGTATGGCAGAAACTACCAAAAAGAATAGAGCTTCCCAGCACTGGCATTATCTTttaaacaatatttttgttttttgcagagatgtggAGTAGCAGACAAGATGAAGAACATCAATGAAAATGTGCTCAGGAAAAGATTAATGGTGCACTATTCAAACAATACTAAAATTGGGCCCTCAAAATGCAATAGCACATGCTTGGTTGCAGGTGGAAGGGCGTGGGTGGTTCTAATCACCGGAGACCTATAGAAGTGATTCTTATGCAGAATTGGTATATACTAACACAACAGTGTCAAGAAGAATAGCAAATATCAAGATAAGGTATGCTGTAGAGCTCAGCACATGCAAACGGAATACCAGAAGCAGCAGCCCCACAAACTACTCCCCACACCAATGGAGGCCATGTAACAGGTTTTGTAAGCTGTAGACGAATTTTCCATTTATTCTGCACAGAAAGAATCAGAAATCAGCTCTGGCTAGTATCTCTAGCAGATGATTCCCCAATCATCTCGTCATCAGATTAATAATATGATGAGCAGAAAACTTATTATTTACAAATGCAGGAGAAAATTTGATACCAAATATGGATCGGGGAGGTTGATCTTCCAATGGAACATCTATTCCCTACCCAAACTCTTCATGTTAAAGTAAAGGATTTCTTGTTGCCATTGTACCGCTAGTCTTTTGCCGAACTAAAATTCGAGCCTACAAAAAGTATTCTATATTACCTTATTCATATAATTTGCATCCCC
The window above is part of the Tripterygium wilfordii isolate XIE 37 chromosome 3, ASM1340144v1, whole genome shotgun sequence genome. Proteins encoded here:
- the LOC119984598 gene encoding chlorophyll synthase, chloroplastic, with product MASLLNTVSSIRLSKVSTRRVRTQSLICPISISVSRRRVKIRAAETDANEVKSQAPDTAPAAAGGGSSFNQLLGIKGAAQETNKWKIRLQLTKPVTWPPLVWGVVCGAAASGNFHWNLEDVPKAIVCMLMSGPFLTGYTQTLNDYYDREIDAINEPYRPIPSGAISENEVITQIWLLLLGGLGLAGLLDVWAGHDFPTLFYLALGGSLLSYIYSAPPLKLKQNGWIGNFALGASYISLPWWAGQALFGNLTPDIIVLTLLYSIAGLGIAIVNDFKSVEGDRALGLQSLPVAFGAETAKWICVGAIDITQISVAGYLLGAGKPFYALALLGLIIPQIVFQFQYFLKDPVKYDVKYQASAQPFLVLGLLVTALATSH